In one window of Streptomyces sp. NBC_01224 DNA:
- a CDS encoding ABC transporter ATP-binding protein → MTQQQTGGDVRLTGISKTYGSFAAVKPLDLTVPQGSFFALLGASGCGKTTTLRMIAGLEEATTGTVSLGGRDITDLPPYKRPVNTVFQSYALFPHLDITENVAFGLRRRGIKSVKKQVDEMLELVQLGDFAKRKPHQLSGGQQQRVAVARALINHPQVLLLDEPLGALDLKLRRQMQLELKRIQTEVGITFIHVTHDQEEAMTMADTVAVMNGGRVEQLGAPADLYENPKTTFVANFLGTSNLIEGEIVSAGTDIVVAAGGGKLRLPTERCSAPTADGGKLLLGVRPEKISLAHADDADAIAEGRNRVTGRIVDSSFIGVSTQYVVESPAGKALQVYEQNVERRAGLTAGAEVVLHWNPAHTFGLDAAQDIDAGVETVEDAA, encoded by the coding sequence ATGACACAGCAGCAGACAGGCGGCGACGTCCGCCTCACCGGGATCAGCAAGACGTACGGCTCCTTCGCCGCCGTCAAACCGCTCGATCTGACCGTCCCGCAGGGCTCCTTCTTCGCGCTGCTCGGCGCGTCCGGCTGCGGCAAGACCACCACCCTGAGGATGATCGCGGGCCTGGAGGAGGCGACCACCGGCACCGTCTCGCTCGGTGGCCGGGACATCACCGACCTGCCCCCGTACAAGCGGCCCGTCAATACGGTCTTCCAGAGCTATGCGCTCTTCCCGCACCTCGACATCACCGAGAACGTCGCCTTCGGTCTGCGCCGGCGCGGCATCAAGTCGGTGAAGAAGCAGGTCGACGAGATGCTGGAGCTCGTCCAGCTCGGCGACTTCGCCAAGCGCAAACCGCACCAGCTCTCCGGCGGCCAGCAGCAGCGCGTCGCCGTCGCCCGCGCCCTGATCAACCACCCGCAGGTACTCCTTCTCGACGAGCCGCTCGGCGCCCTCGACCTCAAGCTGCGCCGCCAGATGCAGCTGGAGCTCAAGCGCATCCAGACCGAGGTCGGCATCACGTTCATCCATGTCACCCACGACCAGGAGGAGGCCATGACCATGGCCGACACCGTCGCGGTGATGAACGGGGGCCGGGTCGAGCAGCTCGGCGCCCCCGCCGATCTGTACGAGAACCCCAAGACGACCTTCGTCGCCAACTTCCTCGGCACCTCGAATCTCATCGAGGGCGAGATCGTCTCCGCGGGCACGGACATCGTCGTGGCGGCTGGCGGCGGAAAGCTGCGGCTGCCCACCGAGCGATGTTCGGCCCCGACCGCCGACGGCGGCAAGCTGCTGCTCGGCGTACGCCCGGAGAAGATCTCGCTCGCGCACGCCGACGACGCGGACGCGATAGCCGAGGGCCGCAACCGGGTCACCGGCCGGATCGTCGACTCCAGCTTCATCGGAGTGTCCACGCAGTACGTGGTGGAGAGCCCGGCCGGCAAGGCGCTGCAGGTGTACGAGCAGAACGTCGAGAGGCGCGCGGGACTCACGGCCGGTGCCGAGGTCGTCCTGCACTGGAACCCGGCCCACACCTTCGGCCTGGACGCCGCCCAGGACATCGACGCCGGTGTGGAGACGGTGGAGGACGCGGCGTGA
- a CDS encoding polyamine ABC transporter substrate-binding protein, with protein MEQYEPERLSAAQLAAMRRSLTSGRGALTRRSLLRASGMGALAIGGLGTLSACGIPPAKREGDAAAASDDHSATEKQVNFSNWTEYMDVTDDGKHRPTLEAFTERTGIKVKYTEDINDNVEFFGKIKPQLAAGQDTGRDIICVTDWLAARIVRLGWAQKLDPSHLPHAYANLSAQFRSPDWDPGRAYSYPWAGIPAVIAYNSKATGGRKVDSVSQLLDDPKLKGRVSFLSEMRDSVGLTLLDMGKDLGTFTDADYDAAIGRLQKGVDKNQIRRFTGNDYTADLDKGDIAACVAWAGDIIQLQAGNPDIKYAVPAAGYVISSDNLLVPVKARHKTNAEKLIDYYYEPTVAAQLAAYINFVCPVDGVRDELAKIDQAMADNVLILPDKEMAAKSHAFRSLTAEEETAYEEKFAKLIGA; from the coding sequence ATGGAGCAGTACGAGCCCGAGCGTCTCTCCGCGGCCCAACTGGCCGCGATGCGACGCAGTCTGACCAGCGGCCGGGGCGCCCTGACCCGCCGATCGCTGCTGCGCGCCTCCGGCATGGGGGCGCTCGCGATCGGCGGTCTCGGCACGCTGAGCGCCTGCGGCATCCCGCCGGCGAAGCGGGAGGGGGACGCCGCGGCGGCTTCCGACGACCACTCGGCGACGGAGAAGCAGGTCAACTTCTCCAACTGGACCGAGTACATGGACGTCACCGACGACGGCAAGCACCGGCCCACCCTGGAGGCGTTCACGGAGCGCACCGGGATCAAGGTCAAGTACACCGAGGACATCAACGACAACGTCGAGTTCTTCGGCAAGATCAAGCCGCAGCTCGCGGCCGGCCAGGACACCGGCCGCGACATCATCTGTGTCACCGACTGGCTCGCCGCCCGCATCGTCCGACTCGGCTGGGCGCAGAAGCTCGACCCCTCGCACCTGCCGCACGCCTACGCCAACCTGTCGGCGCAGTTCCGCTCCCCGGACTGGGACCCCGGCCGCGCCTACTCGTACCCGTGGGCGGGCATCCCCGCCGTCATCGCCTACAACTCCAAGGCGACCGGGGGCCGCAAGGTCGATTCCGTCAGCCAGCTGCTCGACGACCCGAAGCTCAAGGGACGGGTCAGCTTCCTCTCGGAGATGCGCGACTCCGTCGGTCTGACCCTGCTCGACATGGGCAAGGACCTCGGCACATTCACCGACGCCGACTACGACGCCGCGATCGGCCGGCTCCAGAAGGGCGTCGACAAGAACCAGATCCGGCGGTTCACCGGCAACGACTACACGGCCGATCTCGACAAGGGCGACATCGCCGCCTGTGTCGCCTGGGCCGGTGACATCATTCAGCTCCAGGCCGGAAACCCGGACATCAAGTACGCCGTCCCGGCCGCCGGATACGTCATATCCAGCGACAACCTGCTCGTCCCGGTGAAGGCCAGGCACAAGACCAACGCCGAGAAGCTCATCGACTACTACTACGAGCCGACGGTCGCCGCCCAGCTTGCCGCGTACATCAACTTCGTCTGTCCGGTCGACGGGGTCCGCGACGAACTGGCGAAGATCGACCAGGCGATGGCCGACAACGTCCTGATCCTTCCGGACAAGGAGATGGCGGCCAAGTCGCACGCCTTCCGCTCCCTGACGGCCGAGGAAGAGACGGCGTACGAGGAGAAGTTCGCCAAGCTCATCGGTGCCTGA
- a CDS encoding gamma-aminobutyraldehyde dehydrogenase gives MGNGIQVRDRFADGAQFIGGKLRSGTSGRHHEVVNPATGETVYTYELAGTADVDAAVAAAREAFPGWSGATLAERAEAMHRFAAVLAEQADDFAYVESLQCGKPIKLSTEFDVPGTVDNTSFFAGAARHLEGRSAAEYDGDHTSYVRREAIGVVGSIAPWNYPLQMAAWKILPAIAAGNTIVLKPAEITPLTSLMFAQAATEAGIPDGVINIVTGAGKEAGEHLVGHPDVVMTSFTGSTAVGKRVAEIATSTVKRLHLELGGKAPFVVFDDADLEAAVHGAVAGALINTGQDCTAATRAYVQRPLYDAFVQGVAELMETVRLGDPFDPSTDLGPLISHAQRDRVAGFVERARAYATVVTGGEAPGGELAAGAYYRPTLVAGAAQDSEIVQSEIFGPVLVVLPFDTDDEGIRLANDTPYGLAASAWSRDLYRANRATREIKAGCVWINDHIPIISEMPHGGYKASGFGKDMSVYSFEEYTQVKHVMYDNTAVARKDWHRTIFGDR, from the coding sequence ATGGGCAACGGCATCCAGGTGCGGGACCGCTTCGCGGACGGCGCACAATTCATCGGCGGAAAGCTGCGGTCCGGTACATCGGGACGTCATCACGAGGTGGTGAACCCGGCGACGGGCGAGACCGTCTACACCTACGAACTGGCGGGCACCGCCGATGTCGACGCGGCCGTCGCCGCCGCACGTGAGGCGTTCCCCGGCTGGTCGGGTGCGACTTTGGCGGAGCGGGCCGAGGCGATGCACCGCTTCGCCGCCGTCCTCGCCGAGCAGGCCGACGACTTCGCCTACGTCGAGTCCCTCCAGTGCGGCAAGCCGATCAAGCTCTCCACCGAGTTCGATGTGCCCGGCACCGTCGACAACACCTCCTTCTTCGCGGGCGCCGCCCGCCATCTGGAGGGCAGGTCGGCCGCCGAGTACGACGGCGACCACACCTCCTACGTACGCCGTGAGGCGATCGGCGTCGTCGGCTCCATCGCACCCTGGAACTACCCGCTCCAGATGGCCGCCTGGAAGATCCTCCCAGCCATCGCCGCGGGAAACACGATCGTGCTGAAGCCCGCCGAGATCACCCCGCTGACCTCGCTGATGTTCGCCCAGGCGGCCACGGAGGCGGGCATCCCCGACGGTGTGATCAACATCGTCACCGGGGCGGGCAAGGAGGCCGGTGAGCATCTCGTCGGCCACCCGGACGTCGTCATGACCTCATTCACCGGCTCCACCGCCGTCGGCAAGCGGGTCGCGGAGATCGCCACCTCCACCGTCAAGCGCCTCCACCTCGAACTCGGCGGCAAGGCTCCCTTCGTGGTCTTCGACGACGCCGACCTCGAAGCCGCGGTTCACGGCGCGGTCGCCGGAGCGCTCATCAACACCGGCCAGGACTGCACCGCCGCCACCCGCGCCTATGTCCAGCGCCCGCTCTACGACGCCTTCGTGCAGGGCGTCGCCGAGCTGATGGAAACGGTCCGGCTCGGCGACCCCTTCGACCCGTCGACCGACCTCGGCCCGCTGATCAGCCACGCCCAGCGGGACCGGGTCGCCGGATTCGTCGAGCGAGCCCGCGCATACGCCACCGTCGTGACCGGCGGCGAGGCCCCCGGCGGCGAACTGGCGGCAGGTGCCTACTACCGGCCGACCCTGGTCGCCGGTGCCGCCCAGGACAGCGAGATCGTCCAGTCGGAGATCTTCGGCCCGGTCCTGGTCGTGCTGCCCTTCGACACGGACGACGAGGGCATCCGCCTCGCCAACGACACCCCGTACGGCCTCGCCGCCTCCGCCTGGAGCCGCGACCTGTACCGGGCGAACCGTGCCACCCGCGAGATCAAGGCGGGCTGCGTCTGGATCAACGACCACATTCCGATCATCAGCGAGATGCCGCACGGCGGATACAAGGCCAGCGGCTTCGGCAAGGACATGTCGGTGTACTCCTTCGAGGAGTACACGCAGGTCAAGCACGTCATGTACGACAACACCGCGGTCGCCCGGAAGGACTGGCACCGCACGATCTTCGGGGACCGATAA
- a CDS encoding NADAR family protein: protein MHDLLARTERGEKVKYLHFWGHRPRPDGSIGASCLSQWWPAPFTVDGVTYASAEHWMMAAKARLFGDTESEAKAVEAKSPAQAKKVGRLVRGFDEAVWERERYALVVAGSVHKFAQAPELREFLLNTGDRVLVEASPMDRIWGIGLAADDPRAENPATWRGLNLLGFALMDARAELRAP from the coding sequence ATGCACGATCTCCTGGCTCGGACCGAGCGCGGCGAGAAGGTGAAGTACCTGCACTTCTGGGGGCATCGCCCGCGGCCCGACGGCAGCATCGGTGCGAGCTGTCTCAGCCAGTGGTGGCCGGCCCCCTTCACGGTCGACGGGGTGACGTACGCGTCGGCCGAGCACTGGATGATGGCCGCCAAGGCGCGGCTCTTTGGCGACACGGAGTCGGAGGCCAAGGCGGTGGAGGCGAAGAGCCCGGCCCAGGCGAAGAAGGTGGGCCGGCTGGTCCGCGGTTTCGACGAGGCGGTGTGGGAGCGCGAGCGGTACGCACTGGTGGTGGCCGGCAGCGTCCACAAGTTCGCCCAGGCCCCGGAGCTGCGGGAGTTCCTGCTGAACACCGGGGACCGGGTGCTGGTCGAGGCGAGCCCGATGGACCGGATCTGGGGCATCGGGCTGGCGGCGGACGACCCGCGGGCGGAGAATCCGGCGACCTGGCGGGGGCTGAATCTGCTGGGGTTCGCGCTGATGGACGCGCGGGCGGAGCTGCGCGCTCCATGA
- a CDS encoding DUF4190 domain-containing protein: MSDNTEQPAGGAAPRDPWAPPDSRVPLEKPAGDPRPPAVHGQPTVTSMPGVGDGPTPATGPGFGPGGQTGPVSGSGAGFGPGEVPPPPIAPNGPGQQVPPAAGQYGYPAAPAPQYGSYPGYTGYNQAPWGGTTPSNGMGTAAMVLGILAICLFCIYGIPSLILGVLALIFGILGRKRVQRGEATNSGQALAGIIMGSIGIVFGVAIISFFIWLFATHADEFNDNSYNDDPYSTSLVVDVTR, from the coding sequence ATGTCAGACAACACAGAGCAGCCCGCGGGCGGGGCCGCGCCGCGCGATCCGTGGGCTCCGCCGGACAGCAGGGTGCCGCTGGAGAAGCCGGCCGGTGATCCCCGGCCGCCTGCTGTGCACGGTCAGCCGACGGTGACCTCGATGCCGGGTGTGGGGGACGGCCCCACGCCGGCCACGGGACCGGGGTTCGGCCCGGGAGGGCAGACCGGGCCGGTGTCCGGCTCCGGGGCCGGGTTCGGCCCCGGGGAGGTGCCGCCGCCGCCGATCGCACCGAACGGACCGGGCCAGCAGGTCCCGCCGGCCGCGGGGCAGTACGGCTACCCTGCCGCGCCGGCTCCGCAGTACGGCAGCTACCCGGGGTACACCGGCTACAACCAGGCACCCTGGGGCGGAACCACGCCGTCCAACGGCATGGGTACGGCAGCCATGGTGCTCGGCATCCTGGCCATCTGCCTGTTCTGCATCTACGGGATACCCAGCCTGATCCTGGGCGTACTCGCCCTGATCTTCGGCATCCTGGGCCGCAAGCGGGTGCAGCGCGGCGAGGCGACCAACAGCGGTCAGGCGCTCGCCGGGATCATCATGGGGTCAATCGGCATCGTTTTCGGTGTGGCGATCATCAGCTTCTTCATCTGGCTGTTCGCCACCCACGCCGATGAATTCAACGACAACTCGTACAACGACGACCCGTACTCCACGTCTCTGGTCGTCGACGTCACGCGATAG
- a CDS encoding adenosine deaminase, translating to MTDLHPFIAGLPKAELHVHHVGSASPRIVAELAAHHPDSKVPTDPEALADYFTFTDFSHFIDVYLSVVDLIRTPEDVRLLTFEVARDMARQNIRYAELTVTPFSSTRRGIPEQGFMEAIEDARKAAEAELGVVLRWCFDIPGEAGLEAAEETTRLAVDLRPEGLVSFGLGGPEVGVERPQFKPYFDRAIAEGLHSVPHAGETTGPQTVWDALTHLRAERIGHGTNSVQDPNLLAHLAEHRIPLEVCPTSNIATRAVADIEQHPVREMVQAGVLVTINSDDPPMFGTDLNNEYGVAARLLGLDERGLAALAKNAVEASYLDAAGKRTLAAEIDTYTTNWLERTGR from the coding sequence ATGACCGATCTGCACCCCTTCATCGCGGGGCTGCCCAAGGCGGAACTGCATGTCCACCACGTCGGGTCCGCCTCGCCCCGTATCGTCGCCGAGCTGGCCGCGCACCACCCCGACTCCAAGGTCCCCACCGACCCCGAGGCACTGGCCGACTACTTCACGTTCACGGACTTCAGCCACTTCATCGACGTGTATCTCTCCGTCGTGGACCTGATCCGCACCCCGGAGGACGTCCGGCTGCTGACCTTCGAGGTCGCCCGTGACATGGCCCGGCAGAACATCCGTTACGCGGAGCTGACCGTCACCCCGTTCAGCTCGACCCGGCGCGGCATCCCGGAGCAGGGGTTCATGGAGGCGATAGAGGACGCCCGCAAGGCCGCCGAGGCCGAGCTCGGGGTCGTTCTGCGCTGGTGCTTCGACATTCCCGGCGAGGCCGGGCTCGAAGCAGCCGAGGAGACCACCCGGCTCGCCGTGGACCTCCGTCCCGAGGGGCTCGTCTCGTTCGGGCTCGGCGGCCCGGAGGTCGGCGTGGAGCGCCCGCAGTTCAAGCCCTACTTCGACCGGGCGATCGCCGAGGGCCTGCACTCCGTACCGCACGCCGGGGAGACCACCGGGCCGCAGACCGTCTGGGACGCGCTGACCCATCTGCGCGCCGAACGCATCGGCCACGGCACCAACTCCGTCCAGGACCCGAACCTGCTGGCCCACCTCGCCGAGCACCGCATCCCGCTGGAGGTCTGCCCGACCTCGAACATCGCGACCCGCGCGGTGGCCGACATCGAGCAGCACCCGGTCAGGGAGATGGTGCAGGCGGGCGTCCTGGTCACCATCAACAGCGACGACCCGCCGATGTTCGGCACGGACCTCAACAACGAGTACGGGGTGGCCGCCCGTCTCCTCGGTCTCGACGAGCGGGGTCTCGCGGCGCTGGCGAAGAACGCGGTCGAGGCGTCGTACCTCGACGCGGCCGGCAAGCGGACGCTGGCCGCCGAGATCGACACGTACACGACGAACTGGCTGGAGCGCACCGGCCGCTGA
- a CDS encoding glycerophosphodiester phosphodiesterase codes for MATTVTAVAHRGDPYRVRENTLPSIRSALERGADAVEVDVRVTRDGVPVLLHDSTLERLWGHDVRLDRLTHEELIELTAGGVPTLRDALLAAGTHRVMVDLPGSTGDSVRRIVGVVRECGAGERAYYCAGPDAMLRVRAADPSAEIALTWTTLAPPRAALLDAVRPRWLNYRFGLVDRELTDRLHQDGLLVSAWTADTKRTMRRLVRQGVDSITTNRVDALQSVLTNSSATGST; via the coding sequence ATGGCCACCACTGTCACCGCCGTAGCCCATCGCGGCGATCCGTACCGTGTCCGCGAGAACACGCTGCCCTCGATCCGCTCCGCCCTCGAACGGGGGGCGGACGCGGTCGAGGTCGATGTGCGTGTCACCCGCGACGGTGTACCGGTCCTGCTGCACGACTCCACGCTGGAGCGGCTGTGGGGCCATGACGTGCGTCTCGACCGACTGACCCACGAGGAGCTCATCGAGCTGACCGCGGGCGGTGTGCCCACATTGCGCGACGCGCTGCTCGCCGCGGGGACGCACCGCGTCATGGTTGATCTGCCCGGCTCCACCGGTGATTCGGTACGCAGGATCGTCGGCGTGGTGCGCGAGTGCGGGGCAGGTGAGCGGGCGTACTACTGCGCAGGCCCGGATGCCATGCTGCGGGTGCGCGCCGCCGATCCGTCCGCGGAGATCGCCCTGACCTGGACGACACTCGCGCCACCACGCGCCGCGCTGCTCGACGCGGTGAGGCCGAGGTGGCTGAACTACCGGTTCGGCCTGGTGGACCGGGAGCTGACGGACCGTCTCCACCAAGACGGACTGCTGGTCTCCGCCTGGACGGCAGACACCAAGCGCACCATGCGCCGCCTCGTCCGGCAGGGAGTCGACTCGATCACCACCAACCGGGTCGACGCCCTGCAGAGCGTTCTCACCAACTCCTCGGCCACCGGCTCCACTTGA
- a CDS encoding SAM-dependent methyltransferase, giving the protein MTEARTTLHNDRIRSDIAHNARVWNYWLGGKDNYPVDRAVGDQVTGMYPSIGEVARADRAFLGRAVRYLAGDAGIGQFLDIGTGLPTADNTHEVAQHTAPDSRIVYVDNDPIVLAHARALLTSSPESATEYIDADARHPEQVLRAVEPTLDLKKPVAVMLLGILNFVLDADEAQRIVRTLMDAMPSGSHLVLTHPTLELGGEGNEAAMRFWNENATPPITARSRAEFAAFLTGLELVEPGIVSCARWRAEPGAMEVAQFGAVARKP; this is encoded by the coding sequence GTGACCGAAGCCCGCACCACCCTTCACAACGACCGCATCCGTTCCGACATCGCCCACAACGCGCGGGTCTGGAACTACTGGCTCGGCGGCAAGGACAACTACCCCGTGGACCGCGCCGTCGGCGACCAGGTCACCGGCATGTATCCGAGCATCGGTGAAGTGGCACGCGCCGACCGGGCGTTTCTGGGGCGGGCCGTCCGGTATCTCGCCGGTGACGCGGGGATCGGCCAGTTCCTCGACATAGGCACCGGCCTGCCGACCGCCGACAACACGCACGAGGTCGCCCAGCACACCGCCCCCGACTCCCGCATCGTGTACGTCGACAACGACCCGATCGTGCTGGCGCACGCCCGCGCGCTGCTCACCAGCTCACCGGAGAGCGCGACCGAGTACATCGACGCGGACGCGCGCCACCCGGAGCAGGTCCTGCGGGCCGTCGAACCGACGCTGGACCTGAAGAAGCCGGTCGCGGTCATGCTGCTCGGCATCCTCAACTTCGTCCTCGACGCGGACGAGGCGCAGCGCATCGTCCGGACGCTGATGGACGCGATGCCGTCCGGCAGCCATCTGGTGCTCACCCACCCCACGCTGGAGCTGGGCGGCGAGGGCAACGAGGCGGCGATGCGGTTCTGGAACGAGAACGCCACCCCGCCGATCACCGCGCGCAGCCGCGCCGAGTTCGCCGCGTTCCTGACGGGGCTCGAACTCGTGGAGCCGGGCATCGTGTCGTGCGCACGCTGGCGCGCCGAGCCCGGTGCGATGGAGGTCGCCCAGTTCGGCGCGGTGGCGCGGAAGCCGTAA
- a CDS encoding ABC transporter substrate-binding protein, with protein sequence MSRRSLLRAFGATAAGVTLAGCGVPAAYVEPGDRAGRDTSARDHFLHFANWPLYIDTDDEDTSKRPTLDAFSKRTGISVTYTEEINDNDEFFGKISPALMNHQETGRDLIVISDWMAARFVRLGWVQEMDRAEQPNVAKYLDPQLRSPAFDKGRMHSVPWQSGITGIAYNRKKLGREIKHLSDLWADDLRGKVTLLSGLDESFALLMQGNGVDITRWKRDDFYEVCEQVEKLVKKRHIRRFTGNDYIKDLSTGDVLACQAYSGDVIQLQADNPEIEFVVPEEGAELWAESLMIPNLARHKRNAEKLIDYYYEPEVAAELATWVNYVCPVPAAREVLASSKDEEAAALAEDPLIFPDDAMRRRLAIARDITSEERTEFAKKWNSVVGL encoded by the coding sequence ATGTCCCGCCGGTCCCTGCTGCGCGCCTTCGGGGCCACAGCGGCCGGCGTCACGCTGGCCGGCTGCGGAGTGCCCGCCGCCTATGTGGAGCCCGGTGACCGCGCCGGTCGCGACACATCGGCGCGTGACCACTTCCTGCACTTCGCGAACTGGCCCCTGTACATCGACACCGACGACGAGGACACGTCGAAGCGGCCCACACTCGACGCGTTCAGCAAGCGGACCGGGATCTCCGTCACGTACACCGAGGAGATCAACGACAACGACGAGTTCTTCGGAAAGATCAGCCCGGCCCTGATGAACCACCAGGAGACCGGCCGGGACCTGATCGTCATCAGCGACTGGATGGCCGCCCGGTTCGTCCGGCTCGGCTGGGTGCAGGAGATGGACCGGGCCGAGCAGCCCAACGTCGCCAAGTACCTGGATCCGCAGCTGCGTTCGCCCGCCTTCGACAAGGGCCGGATGCACAGCGTCCCCTGGCAGTCCGGGATCACCGGCATCGCGTACAACCGCAAGAAGCTCGGTCGGGAGATCAAGCACCTGAGCGATCTGTGGGCGGACGACCTGCGCGGCAAGGTGACGCTGCTGTCCGGGCTCGACGAGTCCTTCGCCCTTCTGATGCAGGGCAACGGCGTCGACATCACCCGCTGGAAGCGGGACGACTTCTACGAGGTGTGCGAGCAGGTGGAGAAGCTGGTGAAGAAGAGGCACATCCGCCGCTTCACCGGCAACGATTACATCAAGGACCTGTCGACCGGCGATGTGCTCGCCTGCCAGGCCTACTCCGGCGATGTCATCCAGCTCCAGGCAGACAACCCGGAGATCGAGTTCGTGGTGCCCGAGGAGGGCGCCGAACTCTGGGCGGAGTCCCTCATGATCCCCAACCTCGCCCGCCACAAGCGCAACGCCGAGAAGCTCATCGACTACTACTACGAGCCGGAGGTGGCCGCGGAGCTGGCGACCTGGGTGAACTACGTCTGCCCCGTCCCGGCCGCCCGCGAGGTGCTGGCCTCCTCCAAGGACGAGGAGGCCGCCGCGCTGGCCGAGGACCCGCTGATCTTCCCCGACGACGCGATGCGCAGACGGCTGGCGATCGCCCGCGACATCACGTCCGAGGAGCGCACCGAGTTCGCCAAGAAGTGGAACTCCGTAGTCGGCCTGTGA
- a CDS encoding gamma-aminobutyraldehyde dehydrogenase, with protein sequence MTTEVRRLRNYINGEFRDAADGRTIDVVNPATEEVYATSPLSGQADVDAAMDAAAAAFPAWRDATPAERQKALLKIADAFEERAEDLIAAESENTGKPIELTRTEEIPPMVDQIRFFAGAARMLEGRSAGEYMEGLTSIVRREPVGVCAQVAPWNYPMMMAVWKFAPALAAGNTVVIKPSDTTPASTVLIAEIIGQILPKGVFNVICGDRDTGRAMVEHPTPAMASITGSVRAGMQVAESAAKDVKRVHLELGGKAPVVVFEDTDIAKAVEGISVAGYFNAGQDCTAATRVLVHESIHDEFVTALAKAAADTKTGQPDDEDVLYGPLNNANQLKQVSGFIERLPAHAKVEAGGHRVGEKGYFYAPTVVSGLQQDDEIIQNEVFGPVITVQKFTDEAQAVEYANGVEYALASSVWTKDHSRAMRMSKNLDFGCVWINTHIPLVAEMPHGGFKKSGYGKDLSAYGFEDYTRIKHVMTSLDG encoded by the coding sequence GTGACCACCGAGGTGCGCCGTCTGCGCAACTACATCAACGGAGAGTTCCGGGACGCCGCTGACGGGCGGACCATCGACGTGGTCAATCCGGCGACGGAAGAGGTCTACGCGACCTCGCCGCTCTCCGGCCAGGCCGATGTCGATGCCGCGATGGACGCCGCCGCGGCCGCTTTCCCCGCCTGGCGCGACGCCACGCCCGCCGAGCGCCAGAAGGCCCTGCTGAAGATCGCGGACGCCTTCGAGGAGCGCGCCGAGGACCTCATCGCAGCCGAGTCGGAGAACACGGGCAAGCCGATCGAGCTCACCCGCACCGAAGAGATCCCGCCGATGGTGGACCAGATCCGCTTCTTCGCGGGTGCCGCGCGGATGCTCGAGGGCCGCTCGGCCGGCGAGTACATGGAGGGCCTCACCTCGATCGTCCGCCGCGAGCCGGTCGGCGTCTGCGCACAGGTCGCGCCGTGGAACTACCCGATGATGATGGCCGTCTGGAAGTTCGCCCCGGCGCTCGCCGCGGGCAACACCGTCGTCATCAAGCCGTCCGACACCACCCCGGCATCGACCGTGCTGATCGCCGAGATCATCGGCCAGATCCTCCCCAAGGGCGTCTTCAACGTCATCTGCGGCGACCGCGACACCGGCCGCGCGATGGTCGAGCACCCGACCCCGGCGATGGCCTCCATCACCGGTTCGGTACGGGCCGGCATGCAGGTCGCCGAGTCCGCCGCCAAGGACGTCAAGCGGGTGCACCTGGAGCTCGGCGGCAAGGCCCCGGTCGTCGTGTTCGAGGACACCGACATCGCCAAGGCCGTCGAGGGCATCTCCGTCGCGGGCTACTTCAACGCGGGCCAGGACTGTACGGCCGCGACCCGCGTCCTGGTCCACGAGTCGATCCACGACGAGTTCGTCACCGCCCTCGCCAAGGCCGCCGCCGACACCAAGACGGGGCAGCCGGACGACGAGGACGTGCTGTACGGCCCGCTCAACAACGCCAACCAGCTGAAGCAGGTCAGCGGCTTCATCGAGCGGCTCCCCGCCCACGCCAAGGTCGAGGCGGGCGGCCACCGGGTCGGAGAGAAGGGCTACTTCTACGCCCCGACCGTCGTCTCCGGCCTCCAGCAGGACGACGAGATCATCCAGAACGAGGTCTTCGGCCCGGTCATCACCGTCCAGAAGTTCACGGACGAGGCCCAGGCCGTCGAGTACGCCAACGGTGTCGAGTACGCCCTGGCCTCCTCGGTGTGGACCAAGGACCACTCCCGCGCCATGCGGATGTCCAAGAACCTCGACTTCGGCTGTGTGTGGATCAACACCCACATTCCGCTCGTCGCCGAGATGCCGCACGGCGGGTTCAAGAAGTCCGGCTACGGCAAGGACCTCTCCGCGTACGGCTTCGAGGACTACACCCGCATCAAGCACGTCATGACCTCGCTCGACGGCTGA